In one window of Macrobrachium rosenbergii isolate ZJJX-2024 chromosome 27, ASM4041242v1, whole genome shotgun sequence DNA:
- the LOC136853702 gene encoding uncharacterized protein, whose product MRALLILAVMYIIVATASQASGHRGGNHFGRGDGWRSGCLVSACEKAKDPTKCRTCIRNLKSSGSAPRQAIQNCFQTNKGCADSAAFKTCISNANKDIAACLA is encoded by the exons ATGAGGGCTCTTCTGATTTTGGCAGTGATGTACATCATCGTAGCCACGGCTTCCCAAGCCTCTGGTCATCGTGGTGGAAATCACTTCGGCAGAGGAGATGGATGGAGATCCGGTTGTTTAG TGAGCGCTTGTGAAAAAGCAAAAGATCCTACCAAGTGCAGAACTTGCATAAGGAACCTGAAGTCCTCTGGAAGCGCTCCACGCCAAGCAATCCAAAACTGTTTCCAAACCAACAAAG GATGTGCGGACTCAGCTGCATTCAAGACTTGCATCTCCAACGCCAATAAAGAT atcgCTGCTTGCCTCGCTTGA